One genomic window of Vibrio mangrovi includes the following:
- a CDS encoding DUF2913 family protein: MVTYHDEIQRLVDTALAELSQAHQHGKLADAPVANNHFLIRWVTNALKQQRFHRCVGNDLTSWQKAGRSQGNNAGLERIFRQISAYYHSFFSVDNQSVQEITDQQIEQFLDEMTAEGWDISTAEPLVGCGKVQLFTESPNSLALCAEQCESCFDGAVLVRPMSLFVRGNHAQFIDKAWRAGFMVHKQTNYKSNVKYHGEYLIYPGNRGEQLAEIPLGFQPG, encoded by the coding sequence ATGGTGACATATCATGACGAAATACAGCGTCTGGTCGATACGGCGCTGGCAGAACTATCACAGGCACACCAGCATGGTAAACTGGCTGATGCGCCTGTAGCGAATAACCATTTTCTGATTCGCTGGGTAACCAACGCTTTAAAACAGCAACGGTTTCATCGTTGTGTCGGAAATGATCTGACCAGCTGGCAGAAAGCGGGGCGTTCTCAGGGAAATAATGCAGGCCTGGAGCGAATATTCCGGCAGATCTCCGCCTATTACCACAGTTTTTTCTCTGTGGATAATCAATCCGTTCAGGAAATTACTGATCAGCAGATCGAACAGTTTCTGGATGAGATGACCGCAGAAGGCTGGGATATCTCAACGGCAGAACCTCTGGTTGGATGTGGCAAAGTGCAGTTATTTACTGAGAGTCCGAATTCTCTGGCGCTTTGTGCTGAGCAGTGTGAGTCCTGTTTTGACGGTGCAGTACTTGTCCGGCCAATGAGTCTGTTTGTCCGGGGCAACCATGCGCAGTTTATTGATAAAGCATGGCGTGCCGGATTTATGGTACACAAACAGACAAATTACAAATCGAACGTAAAGTATCATGGGGAATATCTAATTTATCCGGGAAACCGGGGAGAGCAACTGGCTGAAATTCCGCTTGGATTTCAGCCCGGTTAA
- a CDS encoding DUF2867 domain-containing protein — translation MKKVLVLGASGYIGSQLVPQLLEYGYTVTAATRHIESLKARLEPHPNLQIVYLDLADPQATQDIVPHFELVYFLVHGMAYGGDFFDYELQLAENFRQAAENSPIKHIIYLSAIQPESGNSEHLKARKMTGECLRQLTIPITELRAGVVIGPGSAAFEIMRDFVYNLPVLITPHWVDSKANPIALENLNYYLLRFAESAPAGHQLFEIGGPDIISYREQFRTICQIAHQPFRLWSTRLLTPRIASYWLGMITSVPSSIGKALLAGLTHDYVADNHKITQLYPQKLLSYYDAVQQTIAREGRFVRSQVWGFDPHALNRWQPGYGYYPKQAGATLRTTASTEQLWTVIEKIGRRPDGYFFANSLWRTREWLDFFFGGGKPVRREPQGQHLKIGDYIDSWKVIRCEKPKFLSLFFGMKGPGLGRLECTITEHKTHRTLDIRAWWHPQGFYGLLYWFVMMPAHLFIFRGMVKRICRQAEQQKTPPADS, via the coding sequence ATGAAAAAAGTACTCGTCCTTGGTGCATCCGGCTATATTGGTTCACAACTTGTTCCACAGTTACTGGAATATGGTTACACCGTCACAGCTGCTACACGCCATATTGAGTCATTAAAAGCACGCCTGGAACCTCACCCCAACCTTCAGATTGTTTATCTGGATTTAGCCGATCCGCAAGCGACACAAGATATCGTTCCACATTTCGAACTGGTTTATTTTCTGGTTCACGGTATGGCTTATGGCGGCGATTTCTTCGACTACGAATTACAACTGGCAGAAAACTTCAGGCAGGCGGCAGAAAACAGTCCTATCAAACATATTATCTACCTCAGTGCCATTCAACCCGAGTCCGGAAATTCCGAGCACCTCAAAGCCCGGAAAATGACTGGTGAATGTCTGCGCCAGCTTACTATTCCAATTACCGAACTCCGGGCCGGAGTTGTTATCGGACCGGGTTCTGCGGCTTTTGAAATCATGCGGGATTTCGTCTACAACCTTCCGGTTCTGATCACACCTCACTGGGTCGATTCCAAAGCCAATCCTATTGCACTGGAGAACCTGAATTACTATCTGCTGCGCTTTGCCGAATCCGCTCCGGCAGGTCACCAGTTATTTGAAATCGGTGGTCCGGACATTATCAGCTACCGGGAGCAGTTCCGGACAATTTGCCAGATTGCTCACCAACCTTTTCGCCTTTGGTCAACCCGGCTTCTGACACCCCGCATCGCTTCCTACTGGTTAGGTATGATCACATCGGTTCCCAGCAGCATAGGCAAAGCTTTGCTGGCCGGACTGACTCACGATTATGTTGCCGATAATCATAAAATTACTCAGTTGTATCCACAAAAATTACTGAGCTACTACGATGCCGTTCAGCAGACAATTGCCCGGGAAGGACGGTTCGTTCGCAGTCAGGTCTGGGGATTTGACCCTCATGCCCTCAACCGCTGGCAACCCGGTTACGGATATTATCCCAAGCAGGCAGGAGCAACACTTCGGACAACTGCCAGTACAGAACAGCTATGGACTGTGATTGAAAAAATCGGACGCCGGCCCGATGGTTACTTCTTTGCAAACAGTCTATGGCGAACACGGGAATGGCTTGATTTCTTTTTCGGTGGTGGAAAACCAGTCAGAAGAGAACCTCAGGGACAGCATCTTAAAATCGGGGATTATATCGATTCCTGGAAAGTAATCCGGTGTGAAAAACCTAAATTCCTCTCACTATTTTTTGGAATGAAAGGTCCGGGACTCGGACGGCTGGAATGCACAATTACTGAGCATAAGACTCACCGGACTCTGGACATCCGCGCCTGGTGGCACCCACAGGGATTCTATGGGTTACTTTACTGGTTCGTCATGATGCCTGCGCATCTATTTATTTTTAGAGGGATGGTCAAACGGATCTGTCGGCAGGCAGAACAACAAAAAACACCACCTGCCGATTCCTGA
- a CDS encoding MATE family efflux transporter, translating into MIFSSIRGDFLRRLLAIAIPIALQNILFSSRGLVDVIMLGQLGESEIAAVGVAARATFVSTVMLVGVTTGGALLTAQYWGAGNRQGVRESTALTWLVSTSFATVTALLFILFPESIMSLATDSAEVTRLGGQYLQITSVSMYAIAMVSSMAVGLRAMHKPAISTFFSAIGICSNVFLNWVLIFGHFGFPEMGISGAAIATVLSGVIEIVTLYGYLYRKKHLLAFRLNDLIATVHWSKVKRFLKLSLPTTFNFLMWSGGLFVYHSIMGQSGVQGLAALSVMTPVESISLSFLIGVANASSVLVGNQLGAKDFDKTYYQAIGLTAFCVLSGTVIAVLLYFLQIPVLNSFAALTPETRELAEKFITILSLGIVLRSFPMAAIAGVLRPGGDVKFCLYQDLCAQWVIGIPVTAMMAMIFHVSPEWVYLAFLLEDFVKWFGSTLRIRSKKWMRNLIEADL; encoded by the coding sequence ATGATTTTTTCCTCTATAAGGGGCGATTTTTTACGTCGGCTGCTTGCGATTGCGATTCCCATTGCATTGCAGAATATTTTATTTTCCAGCCGGGGATTAGTTGATGTCATTATGCTGGGCCAGTTAGGGGAATCTGAAATTGCCGCAGTGGGCGTTGCAGCCCGGGCAACATTTGTCTCAACAGTCATGCTGGTAGGGGTAACGACCGGAGGCGCGCTTCTGACTGCACAATACTGGGGGGCGGGAAACCGGCAGGGTGTCAGGGAAAGTACTGCACTCACCTGGCTGGTCTCAACATCTTTTGCAACTGTCACTGCTTTACTCTTTATTCTGTTTCCTGAATCGATTATGTCACTGGCGACAGATTCGGCTGAAGTGACCCGGTTAGGCGGCCAGTATCTACAGATTACATCGGTGAGTATGTATGCGATTGCCATGGTTAGTAGTATGGCTGTCGGACTGCGTGCCATGCATAAACCAGCGATTAGTACTTTTTTCAGTGCCATCGGTATTTGTTCTAATGTTTTTCTGAACTGGGTACTGATATTTGGTCATTTCGGATTTCCGGAGATGGGGATCTCCGGGGCTGCGATAGCCACGGTACTCAGTGGTGTGATCGAAATCGTTACATTGTATGGCTACCTTTACCGGAAAAAACATTTACTGGCATTCCGGTTGAACGATCTGATCGCAACAGTACATTGGTCTAAAGTTAAGCGCTTTTTGAAATTATCGCTTCCGACAACATTTAATTTTCTGATGTGGTCCGGAGGATTGTTTGTTTATCATTCGATTATGGGGCAGAGTGGGGTTCAGGGACTGGCTGCACTTTCTGTGATGACGCCGGTAGAATCGATTTCACTGAGTTTTTTGATTGGTGTAGCCAATGCATCATCAGTTTTAGTCGGTAACCAACTGGGCGCTAAAGATTTTGATAAAACTTATTATCAGGCCATCGGTCTGACGGCATTCTGTGTACTTTCCGGTACGGTTATCGCGGTTTTGCTGTACTTTTTGCAGATTCCTGTTTTGAATTCATTTGCTGCTTTGACCCCGGAAACCCGTGAGCTTGCAGAAAAGTTTATTACAATTCTTAGTCTGGGAATTGTACTACGTTCTTTTCCGATGGCTGCCATTGCGGGTGTTCTGCGCCCCGGTGGTGATGTGAAATTCTGCCTGTATCAGGATTTATGTGCGCAGTGGGTAATTGGTATTCCGGTCACAGCGATGATGGCTATGATATTTCATGTCTCTCCAGAGTGGGTTTATCTGGCTTTTTTACTTGAAGATTTTGTCAAATGGTTTGGGTCGACTCTGCGCATACGAAGTAAGAAATGGATGAGAAATCTGATTGAAGCCGATTTGTGA
- a CDS encoding ABC transporter ATP-binding protein yields the protein MLELTDLCKGYLDGEEFHPVLQGAALKLTSGEQVALMGESGSGKSTLLNLIAGIDSVDSGEIWFPNFPMHSSSEHHRAAYRRHYVGHIFQQFNLLPTLNIADNIRFCRQLRRLPEDQGLWRQILSALDLMPLLGRYPEEVSGGQQQRAAIARALYMEPKLLLADEPTGSLDEKNAEAVIRLLTSLSRRLEYTLLLVTHSEKVASYMERCVRLQGGQLHAMPRS from the coding sequence ATGTTAGAACTGACAGACCTGTGTAAAGGCTACTTGGATGGGGAAGAGTTTCACCCTGTTTTGCAAGGCGCAGCGCTCAAACTGACATCTGGTGAACAAGTTGCATTGATGGGAGAAAGCGGCTCTGGTAAAAGTACGCTTCTGAATCTGATTGCCGGGATTGATTCTGTCGATTCAGGGGAAATATGGTTCCCTAATTTCCCTATGCACAGCTCTTCTGAACACCATCGTGCTGCTTACCGGCGGCATTATGTCGGCCACATTTTCCAACAGTTTAATTTACTTCCGACGCTGAATATTGCGGATAATATTCGTTTCTGCCGTCAGTTACGCCGGCTTCCCGAAGATCAGGGATTGTGGCGTCAGATCTTGTCTGCCCTCGATTTAATGCCCTTACTTGGACGATATCCGGAAGAAGTCTCCGGGGGACAGCAACAGCGGGCAGCGATTGCCAGAGCTCTGTATATGGAACCGAAGCTACTGCTGGCCGATGAGCCGACGGGAAGTCTTGATGAAAAAAATGCAGAGGCGGTTATCCGCTTGTTAACATCTTTGTCCCGCAGACTGGAGTATACCTTGTTGCTGGTTACACATAGTGAAAAAGTGGCCAGCTATATGGAACGATGTGTCCGTTTGCAGGGAGGACAGCTCCATGCTATGCCCCGTAGTTAA
- a CDS encoding ABC transporter permease — MLCPVVKVLLGHYRRSPLQILLVWLGLTLGVSILIGVTAITEHARKSYAHGEKLFANPLPYHIRSRSIENLIPYQFYLQLQQSGFQQCVPFSRFKTATQSGQSITVVGMDPASMGNSTSEPSVWKQQVLPLLIAPHSVIISRELAKHEQLKNGDWMTISSGERLGPVIIDQYDWVYGSRVMTSLSLIRSLTGTDLLSAIACRDMPNATLQKLKQLLPPALTISRQYRSDVGSLTKAFLLNLDVIGVLAFLVGLFIFYQAISLSFIQRQPLVGMMRQAGVSGVELAKALMVELSLLILFSWISGNLLGLLLADRLIPSVYATVMHDQESFFIDWNWHWGIYSLVMATIGALAACIWPLIRLLKSPSIRLTAKVSLVRFAGIEFACQAIAAILLFGTAILIYLFVKQLWVGFVVPAMILISVGLITPFLFWKVCDLLSYRLKDVKRRWFFADAAASMGYRGIATMAFLIALTANIGVETLVGSFRGTTEHWLNERLAADMYVYASPSSQADIIHWLHQQNEVGFVWKRWERDIPSDQGLIQVVSTGSTDIELGATTMKVAVPDFWEYLHHSKSLLISESMSLKLGIRPGELISLPPPLGKGWYVAGVYYDYGNPFYQVLISEFAWNQIFGSHGDIILNVTTKSSDSEAENRLKQRLLDTFYLDSDRVFDNRAIHQAVMKTFDRTFSIADKLSKITLLIAVIGIFFATLSGELARRKHLTLMRYLGVSGKELIMIGSLQLSTFGIISLFIAIPLGITLSVFVMDMVIRQTFGWSVQLYMMYSGYLTTALWSIAALVIAGAIPVIRLTLGAPIKSFRDSL, encoded by the coding sequence ATGCTATGCCCCGTAGTTAAAGTACTGCTGGGTCATTACCGTCGTTCGCCATTACAGATTTTGCTGGTATGGTTAGGATTGACACTGGGTGTTTCTATTCTGATTGGTGTGACAGCGATTACGGAACATGCCCGGAAAAGTTATGCTCATGGAGAAAAGTTATTTGCCAATCCGCTTCCTTACCATATTCGTTCCCGCTCTATAGAAAACCTCATCCCATATCAATTTTACCTACAATTGCAACAGTCAGGTTTCCAGCAATGTGTGCCTTTTAGTCGCTTCAAGACCGCAACTCAGAGTGGACAGAGTATCACTGTTGTCGGTATGGATCCGGCCAGTATGGGCAACAGTACATCGGAACCATCCGTCTGGAAACAGCAGGTTCTGCCGTTATTAATTGCGCCGCATTCTGTGATTATCAGCCGGGAGCTGGCAAAACATGAGCAATTAAAAAACGGTGATTGGATGACTATCTCGTCCGGAGAGCGTCTGGGACCGGTAATTATTGATCAATACGATTGGGTTTACGGGAGTCGGGTGATGACTAGCCTGTCTCTGATTCGCTCTCTGACCGGAACGGACTTATTATCGGCTATCGCTTGTCGGGATATGCCTAATGCAACTTTACAGAAGCTAAAACAGCTGTTGCCACCCGCTTTGACAATTAGTCGTCAGTATCGCTCTGATGTCGGTTCTTTAACCAAAGCCTTCCTACTGAATCTGGATGTAATTGGTGTACTGGCATTTCTGGTCGGGCTTTTTATTTTTTATCAGGCAATCTCTCTTTCTTTTATTCAACGTCAGCCTTTGGTTGGTATGATGCGTCAGGCCGGTGTGTCCGGTGTCGAGCTGGCGAAGGCATTGATGGTAGAACTGAGTCTGCTGATCTTGTTTTCCTGGATTTCCGGTAACCTCTTGGGATTGTTGCTGGCTGACCGTCTGATTCCTTCTGTTTACGCAACCGTTATGCACGATCAGGAAAGCTTTTTTATCGACTGGAACTGGCATTGGGGCATATATAGTCTGGTTATGGCAACGATTGGTGCCTTAGCTGCCTGTATCTGGCCACTTATCCGTTTGTTAAAATCTCCATCGATTCGTTTAACTGCAAAGGTTTCTCTGGTCCGGTTTGCCGGGATAGAATTTGCGTGTCAGGCGATTGCGGCGATCTTATTATTTGGTACTGCAATTTTGATCTACCTGTTTGTCAAACAGCTTTGGGTTGGGTTTGTAGTTCCGGCGATGATCCTGATTAGTGTCGGATTAATTACGCCGTTTCTGTTTTGGAAAGTCTGTGATTTACTTTCTTATCGCCTCAAAGATGTGAAACGTCGCTGGTTCTTTGCTGATGCTGCTGCGAGCATGGGATATCGCGGTATCGCGACCATGGCATTCTTAATCGCACTTACTGCGAATATTGGTGTGGAAACTTTAGTCGGTAGCTTCCGGGGAACGACGGAGCATTGGCTGAATGAGCGACTTGCTGCAGATATGTATGTTTACGCCTCGCCATCTTCCCAGGCTGATATTATTCACTGGCTGCATCAGCAGAATGAAGTCGGTTTTGTATGGAAGCGTTGGGAGCGGGATATTCCGTCAGATCAGGGTTTGATTCAGGTTGTCAGTACAGGATCGACGGATATTGAACTCGGCGCGACGACCATGAAAGTTGCTGTTCCTGATTTTTGGGAATATTTACACCATAGTAAAAGTTTGCTGATTAGTGAGTCCATGTCTCTGAAGCTGGGGATCCGTCCCGGGGAGCTGATCTCATTACCACCACCTCTGGGAAAGGGGTGGTACGTTGCCGGGGTTTATTATGATTATGGAAATCCTTTCTATCAGGTTCTGATTTCAGAGTTTGCCTGGAATCAGATATTTGGTTCTCATGGGGATATTATTCTGAATGTGACGACAAAATCGTCGGATTCTGAAGCTGAAAATCGTCTGAAACAACGACTATTGGATACCTTCTATCTGGATAGTGATCGTGTTTTTGATAATCGTGCTATCCATCAGGCAGTCATGAAAACGTTTGACCGGACTTTTTCGATAGCAGATAAACTCAGTAAGATCACTTTGCTGATTGCAGTCATTGGTATTTTTTTCGCTACTTTGTCCGGAGAGCTGGCGAGGAGAAAACACCTGACTCTTATGCGTTACCTTGGTGTATCGGGAAAAGAGTTGATCATGATTGGTAGTTTACAACTGTCGACTTTCGGTATCATTTCTCTGTTTATTGCGATTCCTCTGGGGATTACGTTGTCAGTATTCGTGATGGATATGGTGATCCGACAGACTTTCGGCTGGTCGGTGCAACTATATATGATGTACTCCGGTTATCTGACAACAGCATTATGGTCTATCGCTGCTCTGGTGATAGCGGGAGCGATTCCAGTGATCAGACTCACTCTAGGAGCTCCGATCAAATCTTTCAGAGATTCTCTGTAA